From one Scyliorhinus torazame isolate Kashiwa2021f chromosome 25, sScyTor2.1, whole genome shotgun sequence genomic stretch:
- the LOC140402396 gene encoding forkhead box protein A2-like: MLGSVKMESHEVADWNTLYSDPGEMYPVASSMNPNLGSMNTINSYMSMNSMGSVGNLSPASLNMSYTNLNPPLSVLPCPVSTMTNGLSSMQSSMSPGVGPGGGQAAPINPLSPYQPMSQALGSLALSPALNRGKELKPYRRNFSHAKPPYSYISLITMAIQQASNKMLTLNEIYQWIMDLFPYYRENQQRWQNSIRHSLSFNDCFVKVPRSPDKPGKGSYWTLHPDSGNMFENGCYLRRQKRFKCQKEKLLSRPPLEPGIKGLESGGEGKDSSPSSEDTGSSRSDTSPGSEEQRTLTELGCRRADNPSSVSGPSPSPAAMHQNMVHHLHPPAVQHLPDLQNELKMDPHYSFNHPFSITNLMSSEQPHKMDLKLYDQPVHYNNTYNTLLGKSGFETPAAMNDPSSYYQVMYNRSILNAS, from the exons ATGTTGGGCTCAGTGAAAATGGAATCTCATGAAGTTGCTGACTGGAACACTTTGTATTCAGACCCGGGAGAG ATGTATCCTGTGGCGAGCAGTATGAATCCCAATCTGGGCTCCATGAACACAATCAACAGTTACATGAGCATGAATTCCATGGGCTCCGTTGGAAATCTTTCTCCTGCCTCACTGAACATGTCCTACACAAACCTAAACCCACCCCTCTCAGTCTTACCATGCCCAGTCAGCACGATGACCAATGGACTTTCATCCATGCAAAGCTCCATGAGCCCTGGTGTTGGCCCTGGTGGAGGCCAGGCTGCCCCCATCAACCCGCTGTCCCCGTATCAGCCCATGAGCCAAGCCCTGGGCTCCCTGGCCTTATCGCCAGCATTGAACAGGGGGAAGGAATTGAAGCCATACCGTCGGAATTTCAGCCATGCCAAGCCACCTTACTCCTACATCTCCCTGATCACCATGGCCATCCAGCAGGCCTCCAACAAGATGCTGACCTTGAACGAGATCTACCAGTGGATCATGGACCTCTTCCCGTACTACCGGGAGAATCAACAGCGATGGCAGAATTCCATTCGCCACTCCCTCTCGTTTAACGACTGTTTTGTGAAGGTGCCTCGGTCCCCGGACAAACCTGGCAAAGGCTCCTACTGGACCCTGCACCCGGACTCGGGGAACATGTTCGAGAATGGGTGCTACCTTCGCCGCCAGAAACGCTTCAAGTGCCAGAAGGAGAAGCTCTTGTCCCGTCCGCCCCTGGAACCGGGCATCAAGGGGTTGGAGAGCGGGGGCGAGGGAAAGGACTCCAGTCCCAGCTCTGAGGATACTGGGTCCAGCCGGTCTGACACCTCCCCGGGTTCTGAGGAGCAGAGGACCCTCACTGAGCTCGGGTGTCGCCGGGCGGACAACCCGTCTTCCGTTTCGGGACCCTCGCCATCCCCGGCTGCCATGCACCAAAATATGGTCCATCATCTCCACCCGCCGGCGGTGCAGCATCTGCCCGACCTCCAGAATGAGCTGAAGATGGACCCTCACTACAGCTTCAACCATCCATTCTCAATCACCAACCTGATGTCCTCTGAGCAGCCCCACAAGATGGACTTGAAGCTCTACGACCAGCCCGTCCACTACAACAACACGTACAACACCCTGCTTGGCAAAAGCGGCTTTGAGACACCGGCTGCGATGAACGATCCCAGCTCCTATTACCAGGTGATGTACAACAGGTCAATCCTCAACGCTTCATAA